TGGCGTTCTCCGCGGGCGCGTCGAACGCGGCGAACGCCGTCGCGCCGCTCGTCGGCGCGAACGGGCCGCTGACGGTCGACCAGGGCGTCCTCCTCGCCGTCTTCGCGTTCGGACTCGGCGGGTTCACGATCGCCCGGCGGACGCTCGACACCGTCGGCGACGACATCACCGAACTCCCGATTCTGGCGGCGCTCACCGTGTCCGTCGTCGGCGGGACGATCATCACGGTGCTGTCTGTGCTGGGGATTCCCGCGAGCCTCGCGGTGAGCACGACGTGTTGCATCATCGGCCTCGGCTGGGGGCGGGCGAGCCGCGTGGCGACCGTCGTCGAACTCGCGACGCCGACGCCGGAGGACGCGGCAGACATCGGAGTCTCCACGGGGGCGCTCGTCACCTCGCGCGCCGAGGACGCCCCGGCGAGCCCGACGGTCGGTGACTTGGCGCGCGGCGACACGCCGCCGACGGAACCGCCCGACGAGCTCCCCGACGTCCCGGACATCGGCGAGGCGGACGCGGCCGACCTGGACAGAAAAAGCCTCTTCAATCCGAACGCGGTCACTCGAATCGTGACGCTGTGGGTGCTCACGCCCGTTCTCTCCGTCGTCTGCTCGTACGTCGTCTTCCTCGAACTCCTCTGAGGGGTCCGTGAGAGGCTATCGAACGCAGGTATCGACGGCGCGACGGCGGTCTCCGTCGGCCGCGATTCGAGGCTTTATAGGGTTCGCCGTCGCCCCGTCGTGTATGAGAGTCGCACTCCTCGCCCACGAGAAGTTCCCGGACCGCGCGAAGACCGCCGTCGGCGTCCTCCGGTACGCCGACCACGACGTCGTCGCCGTTCTCGACCGCGAGAACGACGGCACGACCGTCGCCGACCACCTCGGCGGCGTGCAGGACGCCCCTATCGTCGCCTCGATGAGCGACGTGGACGAGTCCGTCGACGCCCTCATCGTCGGTATCGCGCCCATCGGCGGCGGCTTCGACGAGTCCTGGCGGCCGGACGTCCGCAACGCCTTAGAGCGCGGCTGCGACGTCATCTCCGGTCTCCACTACTTCCTCGAATCCGACAGCGAGTTCCGGAACCTCGCGGAGGAGAACGGCTGTGAGCTCTGGGACGTCCGGAAGCCGAGCGAGGACCTCGGCGTCGCGGACGGCGTCGCCGACCAAGTCGACGCCGACGTGATTCTCACCGTCGGGACGGACTGCTCGGTCGGGAAGATGACGGCGACGCAGGAGTTCCTCCGCGCCGCCGAGGCACGCGGCGAGGACGCCGCCTTCGTCCCCACGGGACAGACCGGAATCATGATCGAGGGCTGGGGGAACCCCGTCGACCGCGTCGTCTCCGATTTTACCGCCGGCGCGGTCGAGGACATGATTCTGGAGCGCGGGAACGACCACGACTACCTCTTCGTCGAGGGCCAGGCGTCCATCACGCACCCCGCCTACTCTGCTGTCACCTGCGGCATCCTCCACGGCTCGATGGCCGACAGCCTCGTCCTCTGTCACGAGGCCGGGCGGGAGACCGTCCACGGCTACAGCCAGGACATCTCGCCGATTTCGACCTACGTCGACCTCTACGAGGGCCTCACCGCGCCGGGCGCGGGCGGCGAGGTCGTCGCCGGCTGCCTGAACACCTCCGGCATCGACGCCGACGCGGACGCGTGGGACGCGCTCGGCGCGTACAGTGACGAACTCGGCGGCCCGGCGGTCGACCCCGTGCGCTTCGACGCCCACGACGCGCTGGAGGTGCTTCTGTGACCCTCACGGCCGAGTTCGAGCGCGTCGCCCTCCCGCTCGAACACGCGTTCACCATCGCGCGCGGCACGACTGCGACGGCGGAGAACGTCGTCGTCCGCATCCGCGACGGCGACGGGAACACGGGCGTCGGGGCCGCTGCGCCCTCCGCGCACTACGGCGAGACCGTAGGCACGGTGGAGGCCGTCCTCCCCGACCTCCTCTCGGTCGTCGAGCGCGTCGGCGACCCCCACGCTCTCGCACGCATCGAGGACGGCATGCGGGCCGTCGTGAACCACAACCCCGCCGCGCGGGCGGCGGTGAGCATCGCGCTCCACGACCTCGCCGCGAAACGCGCCGGCCTCCCGCTCTACGAGTACTGGGGGCTCGACCCCGCCGACTCCCTCACTTCCTCCTTCACTATCGGCATCGACGACATGGAGGCGGTGCGGGAGAAGACCCGGGAGGCCGTCGACGCCGGCTACACCACCCTGAAGGTGAAGCTCGGGACGGAGCGCGACGAGCGCATCCTCGCCACCGTCCGCGACGAAGCCCCCGACGCCACCATCCGCGTCGACGCCAACGAGGCGTGGTCGCCCCTCGAAGCCGTGCGGAAGATCGAGACCGCCGCCGACTACGACGTCGAGTTCGTCGAA
This sequence is a window from Halocalculus aciditolerans. Protein-coding genes within it:
- a CDS encoding inorganic phosphate transporter, which codes for MLSLLAVVGVLVAVFVGFNIGGSSTGVAFGPSVGSRIIRKATAAGLFVVFAFLGAWTVGRNVIETMSSSIVPAAQFSPVASVAVLFFTGASLLVSNLYGVPASTSMTAVGAIVGLGLATGTLNEALMFTIVSAWVVAPLVGFGSGALIGRYAYPYLERRFAFTQFESHLVSLDRSGTLPRPEFADDASLRDIAGSVLVVVIACYMAFSAGASNAANAVAPLVGANGPLTVDQGVLLAVFAFGLGGFTIARRTLDTVGDDITELPILAALTVSVVGGTIITVLSVLGIPASLAVSTTCCIIGLGWGRASRVATVVELATPTPEDAADIGVSTGALVTSRAEDAPASPTVGDLARGDTPPTEPPDELPDVPDIGEADAADLDRKSLFNPNAVTRIVTLWVLTPVLSVVCSYVVFLELL
- a CDS encoding DUF1611 domain-containing protein, which codes for MRVALLAHEKFPDRAKTAVGVLRYADHDVVAVLDRENDGTTVADHLGGVQDAPIVASMSDVDESVDALIVGIAPIGGGFDESWRPDVRNALERGCDVISGLHYFLESDSEFRNLAEENGCELWDVRKPSEDLGVADGVADQVDADVILTVGTDCSVGKMTATQEFLRAAEARGEDAAFVPTGQTGIMIEGWGNPVDRVVSDFTAGAVEDMILERGNDHDYLFVEGQASITHPAYSAVTCGILHGSMADSLVLCHEAGRETVHGYSQDISPISTYVDLYEGLTAPGAGGEVVAGCLNTSGIDADADAWDALGAYSDELGGPAVDPVRFDAHDALEVLL
- a CDS encoding dipeptide epimerase produces the protein MTLTAEFERVALPLEHAFTIARGTTATAENVVVRIRDGDGNTGVGAAAPSAHYGETVGTVEAVLPDLLSVVERVGDPHALARIEDGMRAVVNHNPAARAAVSIALHDLAAKRAGLPLYEYWGLDPADSLTSSFTIGIDDMEAVREKTREAVDAGYTTLKVKLGTERDERILATVRDEAPDATIRVDANEAWSPLEAVRKIETAADYDVEFVEQPVAAENYEGLEFVHERAALPIAADESCVTAADVPRIADRVDIANLKLMKTGGLREAKRLIHTARAHGLEVMCGCMIESDAAIAAACHLAPLLDYVDLDGSLLLADDPYRGVPMDGGYVDLEGLDRPGTGAIEE